One window of the Candidatus Woesearchaeota archaeon genome contains the following:
- a CDS encoding glycosyltransferase → MNPNASYLFEVSWEVCNKVGGIYTVVKTKAGLLNKLYPQYYLIGPYFEDKAKVEMNECPAPAFCQEAVSVLKQQGIRCYFGKWQVRGEPSVILIDFHGLLPQKDAIKRKLWDTYQIDSLHTGWDFEEPMLWAWAVGMFLELVAPQLKGKPSVVHTHEWLSGFTLLYVKMQKLPFATVFTTHATMLGRTLASASDLYTILPTIDPTREAYAHGIQAKFTTEKACAQQADIFTTVSETTALEAEKILGRKPEVLVLNGLDFEKFFTFEEAAIAHRRNREKIREFLSYFFFPYYTFDLDHTLAFFIVGRYEFRNKGIDIFIKALGKLNQSLKKSQPEGTPERTIVVFFWIPQETFGIKTELLESKTFYKHIKDFVVRSGEDMETDIIQAIVSRKELSEGIIFSNEFKLKNKRHLLSFIKNGNPPFCTHRIDHEENDTIIRQFKQEGLLNRQEDTVKVILYPVYLTGVDGLLDLPYYDAMSGCHLGVFPSYYEPWGYTPLESAALSVPAITSDLSGFGKFIAPFVQGESNSGIFVLPRENKSEEEVIENFTKLLEQYALLDRHERVKNKINANIFSARADWNILIAHYIRAHNLAIERKCQN, encoded by the coding sequence ATGAATCCAAATGCGTCATATCTTTTTGAAGTATCGTGGGAAGTGTGCAATAAAGTTGGCGGTATTTACACGGTTGTCAAAACAAAGGCAGGGCTTCTGAATAAGCTGTACCCACAATATTATCTTATTGGTCCATATTTTGAAGACAAAGCAAAGGTAGAGATGAACGAATGTCCTGCTCCAGCATTCTGCCAAGAAGCTGTCAGCGTGCTGAAACAACAAGGCATACGATGCTATTTTGGCAAATGGCAGGTTCGGGGAGAGCCGTCGGTAATTCTCATTGATTTCCATGGATTACTCCCGCAGAAAGATGCCATCAAACGAAAATTATGGGATACCTACCAGATTGATTCTCTCCACACAGGGTGGGACTTTGAGGAACCAATGCTCTGGGCATGGGCTGTTGGCATGTTCCTTGAACTGGTTGCTCCGCAACTCAAAGGAAAACCTTCAGTCGTCCATACGCATGAATGGCTAAGTGGGTTTACGCTGTTGTACGTGAAGATGCAGAAGTTGCCCTTTGCTACCGTATTCACAACCCATGCTACTATGTTAGGAAGGACCCTTGCCTCTGCGAGCGATCTCTACACGATATTACCAACCATAGATCCGACTCGAGAAGCATATGCGCACGGAATTCAAGCTAAATTTACCACAGAAAAGGCCTGTGCTCAGCAGGCTGATATATTTACAACCGTCTCTGAGACAACGGCGCTTGAGGCAGAAAAAATATTGGGAAGAAAACCAGAAGTACTCGTACTCAATGGTTTGGACTTTGAAAAGTTTTTTACCTTTGAGGAAGCTGCTATCGCTCACCGGAGGAATCGTGAAAAAATTCGAGAATTCCTCAGTTATTTCTTCTTTCCCTACTACACCTTTGATTTAGACCATACCCTTGCTTTTTTCATTGTCGGCAGATATGAATTTCGCAATAAAGGCATCGACATTTTCATCAAAGCGTTAGGGAAACTTAACCAATCCCTAAAAAAATCACAACCTGAAGGAACCCCTGAAAGGACTATTGTTGTTTTCTTTTGGATTCCTCAAGAAACGTTTGGCATTAAAACTGAACTGCTTGAAAGTAAAACGTTTTATAAGCACATTAAAGATTTTGTCGTGCGCAGTGGGGAGGACATGGAAACAGATATCATTCAAGCCATTGTATCCCGTAAAGAGCTCAGCGAAGGGATCATCTTCTCGAATGAATTCAAGCTCAAAAATAAACGACACCTGCTCAGCTTTATCAAGAATGGAAATCCTCCTTTTTGTACTCACCGTATTGACCATGAGGAAAATGATACTATCATTAGACAATTTAAGCAGGAAGGATTACTCAACCGTCAAGAAGATACCGTTAAAGTCATCCTCTACCCGGTTTATTTGACCGGTGTTGACGGACTTCTGGATCTGCCGTATTATGATGCGATGAGCGGCTGCCATTTAGGCGTTTTTCCTTCTTACTATGAACCGTGGGGATATACGCCTTTAGAGTCGGCTGCATTAAGCGTACCTGCCATTACTTCTGATCTCAGTGGCTTTGGAAAATTCATTGCTCCGTTTGTGCAGGGCGAAAGCAATAGCGGAATTTTTGTGTTACCGCGAGAGAATAAATCTGAAGAAGAAGTCATTGAAAATTTTACAAAACTTTTGGAACAGTATGCATTGCTCGACAGACATGAACGAGTAAAGAATAAAATCAATGCGAATATTTTTTCTGCACGTGCAGACTGGAACATTCTTATTGCTCATTACATTCGAGCACACAATTTAGCCATTGAAAGAAAATGCCAGAACTAA
- a CDS encoding cation:proton antiporter, translated as MNYAFADSGKVTSNHNYGLTFFWIAVLLLAAKISGLVERLGQPSVLGEILIGILLGNLALLGVSVFEPIKTDPFIAFLAEFGIVLLLFHVGLESSIHEMKKVGWRALLVACIGVAVPFLLATLVVGPLLFPESSFQVYLFLGATLTATSVSITARVFKDLGKLTMKEAQIVLGAAVIDDVLGLIILAVVSAIVTSGAVSLLQISWITLKAVLFLAGAILLGSFFASLLGQGFSKIHTGIGMKLTLTIAFGLIISYIAQLIGLAPLVGAFAAGLILEPVHFRYFREPEIVEEIKKEHLKAERAKTESPSVSGMSEVSGMSGGLYAIIQKHADRHIIDLIEPITLIFVPLFFVMTGVVVDLTVLFDLKILLIALGVTLVAVLGKLCAGLAAGNVNKWLVGWGMVPRGEVGLIFATIGKGLGVINDQVYAIIVIMIVISTLITPPILHYLLKHMPNNRV; from the coding sequence ATGAATTATGCTTTTGCAGATTCTGGTAAGGTGACGAGTAATCACAATTATGGGCTCACTTTTTTTTGGATTGCTGTTTTGCTTCTTGCAGCAAAGATCTCAGGTCTTGTTGAAAGATTAGGACAGCCCTCTGTTCTTGGTGAAATTCTTATTGGTATTCTCTTAGGAAATCTCGCCTTACTTGGCGTCTCTGTTTTTGAGCCGATTAAAACTGATCCATTCATTGCTTTCCTTGCTGAATTTGGGATTGTTCTTCTCTTATTCCATGTGGGATTAGAATCGAGCATTCATGAGATGAAGAAAGTTGGATGGAGGGCCTTGCTTGTGGCTTGCATTGGTGTTGCCGTCCCCTTTCTGTTAGCAACCTTGGTAGTAGGTCCACTGCTCTTTCCTGAGTCCTCATTTCAAGTCTATCTTTTCTTAGGTGCAACCTTAACCGCCACCTCAGTAAGCATCACTGCCCGTGTATTCAAAGACCTCGGAAAATTAACCATGAAGGAGGCACAGATTGTTTTAGGCGCTGCGGTTATTGACGACGTTTTGGGGTTAATCATCTTGGCAGTCGTCTCTGCCATTGTTACTTCTGGTGCAGTTAGTTTGCTCCAGATTAGCTGGATTACGCTTAAGGCAGTTCTTTTCTTGGCAGGAGCTATACTCTTAGGATCCTTTTTTGCTTCTCTCTTAGGACAGGGATTTTCAAAGATTCATACAGGCATTGGTATGAAGCTAACCTTAACCATTGCTTTTGGGCTTATTATTTCTTATATCGCACAACTCATTGGACTAGCTCCTCTTGTTGGAGCATTTGCAGCAGGGCTTATTTTAGAGCCGGTACACTTTCGCTATTTCAGAGAACCTGAGATTGTCGAAGAGATAAAAAAAGAGCATCTCAAAGCAGAACGTGCTAAAACAGAAAGTCCTTCTGTATCCGGAATGTCTGAAGTGTCTGGAATGTCAGGTGGGTTGTATGCCATTATCCAAAAACATGCTGACCGGCATATTATTGATCTTATAGAGCCAATAACACTCATCTTTGTTCCTTTATTCTTTGTAATGACGGGCGTTGTTGTTGATCTTACCGTACTTTTTGATCTGAAGATACTCCTTATTGCTTTAGGTGTAACGCTTGTTGCTGTTCTCGGAAAGTTATGTGCTGGCTTGGCTGCGGGCAACGTGAATAAATGGCTTGTTGGCTGGGGGATGGTTCCTCGAGGAGAAGTAGGTTTAATCTTTGCAACCATTGGAAAAGGACTTGGTGTTATCAATGATCAGGTGTATGCTATTATTGTTATTATGATCGTTATTTCTACCCTTATAACCCCTCCGATCTTGCATTACCTGCTTAAACACATGCCGAATAAT
- the galT gene encoding galactose-1-phosphate uridylyltransferase, whose product MPELRKDYILEQWAIIATERGKRPDEFRHSEQQQKIPNYQKTCFFCPGNEHMTPPEITRITKETGTVGKNGNGEDKAGWLIRVFPNKFPAVVAEGNPQIQTHNTFFTFASAYGYHEVVVETPEHDKQLADLSEEHIAKVFFVYQERITALNAKQHIPYVQVFKNYGAEAGTSIQHTHSQIIAYNVLPQRIQEKIHAIKNYNSCPYCAIIQTEKNSYRAVFETPEVVCFTPYASRFPFEIWLFSKRHVQGMDELSPEEMKSLAVLLKKILQKLQHLNASYNMVINYAPEGTNLHFHIEILPRLTTWAGFELGTGTTINPVTPEEAATFYRDSGT is encoded by the coding sequence ATGCCAGAACTAAGAAAAGACTACATCCTTGAACAATGGGCAATTATTGCCACAGAACGAGGAAAGAGACCTGATGAATTTCGCCATAGCGAACAGCAGCAAAAGATTCCAAACTATCAAAAAACATGCTTTTTCTGTCCAGGAAATGAACATATGACGCCTCCTGAAATCACCAGAATAACCAAAGAAACAGGTACGGTGGGTAAGAATGGGAACGGTGAGGATAAGGCAGGATGGCTGATCCGTGTTTTTCCCAACAAGTTTCCTGCAGTCGTGGCAGAAGGGAATCCGCAAATACAGACCCATAATACTTTTTTTACCTTTGCATCTGCCTATGGTTATCATGAAGTTGTTGTTGAGACTCCAGAGCATGATAAACAGCTTGCAGACTTATCAGAAGAGCATATTGCAAAAGTGTTTTTCGTGTATCAAGAGAGGATTACTGCGCTAAACGCAAAGCAACATATCCCGTATGTCCAAGTGTTCAAGAATTATGGAGCTGAAGCCGGTACTTCAATCCAACATACCCATTCACAGATCATTGCCTATAATGTCCTTCCTCAGAGAATTCAGGAAAAAATACATGCAATAAAAAACTATAACTCCTGTCCATACTGTGCTATTATACAGACAGAGAAGAATTCCTACCGTGCTGTTTTTGAAACTCCTGAAGTAGTCTGTTTTACACCATACGCGTCGAGATTTCCCTTTGAGATTTGGCTGTTTTCCAAACGCCATGTCCAAGGGATGGACGAGCTCTCCCCAGAGGAAATGAAGAGCCTTGCAGTTCTACTGAAGAAAATACTCCAGAAACTTCAACACCTCAATGCATCGTACAATATGGTCATAAACTACGCTCCTGAGGGAACTAACCTTCATTTCCATATCGAGATCTTACCACGCCTAACAACCTGGGCAGGATTTGAGCTTGGCACAGGAACAACTATCAATCCAGTAACACCTGAAGAAGCAGCAACATTTTACCGAGATTCTGGTACATAA